Proteins encoded in a region of the Shewanella polaris genome:
- a CDS encoding c-type cytochrome — MMNTYVKVGIALAIALSLGSQAMAAEGGNPKKGKHLYKKECKACHSADSEGPELTPMAKTMSQWDRFFSRDKHKAKPAVFEALSEKDLKDIQQFLYDHAADSDQPATCG; from the coding sequence ATGATGAACACATACGTTAAAGTTGGTATCGCACTCGCTATTGCATTATCACTAGGTAGCCAAGCAATGGCAGCCGAAGGTGGTAACCCTAAAAAAGGCAAACATCTTTACAAAAAAGAATGTAAAGCTTGCCACAGCGCCGATAGTGAAGGCCCAGAACTTACTCCGATGGCTAAAACTATGAGTCAATGGGATCGCTTTTTCTCTCGAGATAAACATAAAGCTAAACCTGCCGTTTTTGAGGCTCTATCAGAAAAAGACTTGAAAGACATTCAACAGTTTTTATATGACCACGCAGCCGATTCTGATCAGCCAGCAACTTGTGGCTAA
- a CDS encoding DUF3373 domain-containing protein has product MRTLISILVANALFMSGASLAADTDAQKIADLKQQLATINEDLDDLNSRVDKTERHTALDRISITGDFRTKAHSLHYQNVTWNPAMNVNFTDFATKAMSGVFGDPSSSTSLLGQMMMANPDLATAFQSGQLQGVMPMVLGQKTQQDIDNDIFYTTRLRLNIDAKVWDNVSFAGRLTMFKSWGDSTGVKVFDSWNSFTMDGTSSGSTSGDELKVERAYFNWKDINGSGTYLSIGRRPSTYGPPSHYRENELRGGTPSGHLVNFNFDGLTLGYNLGDITGIEGQTVRFCYGQGFESQYGNGELFGDIITKDTHLGGFNIDVINDGNHFLQLTLFGAKDVNDGFTGTMAFPTQLASIFAPTMYQDMQKFENFNFVTRVQPSGVIGDMYLGGLGYAYETDDDLKMFASLGWTRAEPSGNAGLFGGMLSDAVFEAELNSTATEIIMVPKETVDNDTKNGYGVYMGIQVPAPYGKFGLEYNYGSKYWSPFTQAQDDPIGSKLATRGHVAEAYYIFDINPKMFIKLAGLYYDYEYTGSGSPVGAPQKVDDVIAGTAYSMLPVIDTAYDVNASITVNF; this is encoded by the coding sequence ATGAGAACTCTCATATCAATACTCGTTGCAAATGCACTCTTTATGAGTGGTGCTAGCCTAGCGGCAGACACTGATGCACAAAAGATTGCCGATCTAAAACAACAACTCGCGACTATTAACGAAGATCTTGATGATTTAAATTCGCGAGTTGACAAAACCGAGCGTCACACTGCGTTAGACAGAATATCCATTACTGGTGATTTTAGAACCAAAGCACATTCATTACATTACCAAAATGTCACTTGGAACCCGGCCATGAATGTCAATTTTACTGACTTCGCTACAAAAGCCATGTCAGGTGTATTTGGTGACCCGAGTAGTTCTACCTCGTTATTAGGCCAAATGATGATGGCCAACCCTGATCTAGCCACCGCATTTCAAAGCGGCCAGCTACAGGGCGTGATGCCAATGGTGTTAGGTCAAAAAACTCAACAAGATATTGATAATGATATTTTTTACACCACTCGATTACGCCTAAATATTGATGCAAAAGTATGGGACAACGTCAGCTTTGCCGGACGCTTAACCATGTTTAAGAGCTGGGGAGACTCTACTGGAGTTAAAGTATTTGATTCATGGAACTCATTCACAATGGACGGCACAAGTAGTGGCAGCACCAGTGGTGATGAGTTAAAAGTAGAGCGTGCCTATTTTAACTGGAAAGACATTAACGGCAGCGGCACTTACCTTTCTATCGGACGTCGCCCTTCAACATATGGTCCACCAAGTCATTATCGTGAAAATGAGCTACGAGGCGGCACACCATCAGGTCACTTAGTCAATTTCAACTTCGACGGTTTAACCCTAGGTTACAATTTGGGTGATATCACGGGTATTGAAGGCCAAACGGTACGCTTCTGCTATGGTCAAGGCTTTGAATCTCAATACGGAAATGGCGAATTGTTCGGTGACATTATCACCAAAGACACTCACCTAGGCGGGTTTAATATCGACGTCATCAATGACGGTAACCACTTCCTACAATTAACTTTGTTCGGTGCTAAAGATGTTAATGATGGCTTTACAGGCACCATGGCATTCCCTACTCAACTCGCGAGTATCTTTGCCCCAACAATGTATCAAGACATGCAAAAGTTTGAAAACTTTAACTTCGTTACTCGTGTACAACCAAGTGGTGTAATTGGTGATATGTACTTAGGTGGATTAGGTTATGCCTATGAAACTGATGACGATTTAAAAATGTTTGCTTCACTTGGTTGGACTCGTGCTGAACCTAGCGGTAATGCAGGTTTGTTCGGTGGTATGTTAAGCGATGCAGTATTTGAAGCAGAGTTGAATAGCACTGCTACTGAAATCATTATGGTGCCAAAAGAAACAGTTGATAATGACACTAAAAATGGTTACGGCGTGTATATGGGTATACAAGTACCTGCTCCATACGGAAAATTCGGCTTGGAATATAACTACGGTTCAAAATACTGGAGTCCTTTCACCCAAGCGCAAGACGACCCTATTGGCAGTAAGTTAGCTACTCGCGGTCATGTTGCCGAAGCGTATTATATCTTTGATATCAATCCTAAGATGTTCATCAAGTTAGCAGGTTTGTATTACGACTACGAATATACCGGAAGTGGCTCACCAGTAGGTGCACCACAGAAAGTTGATGATGTAATTGCCGGTACTGCATACTCAATGTTACCAGTGATCGACACAGCCTATGACGTCAATGCATCAATAACAGTTAACTTCTAA
- a CDS encoding tetrathionate reductase family octaheme c-type cytochrome produces the protein MKISSALAVLLILSSSAQAAFNHKEALPGPFANGPEVTTQCLTCHKEHAEEFMKSSHWTWELEQKLPGRTVMRGKKNSINNFCVAIAGNEPRCTSCHAGYGWKDSTFDFKDMTKVDCLVCHDTTGTYIKDPVAAGEVFATVNLANVAQNVGTPVRDNCGTCHFYGGGGDAVKHGDLDSSMSYPDKATDVHMDADGNDFQCQTCHVTENHQITGNAMGVSPGGENNIGCENCHDAAPHKNKTLNTHSQTVACQTCHIPTFSKVEPTKMRWDWSQAGQDLPDTTDKYGKHTFNKKKGSFIWEKDVIPQYTWFNGRADAYMPGDKMDPTKVLKLAFPLGDIRDPKAKIYPFKVHTGKQIYDTELNILLTPKVYGEGGYWTEFDWDLAAKLGMEANPTMVEKGLKYSGKHGFVETEMWWRINHMVSPKDKALQCNDCHNKGERLDWKALGYDGDPMKNRKGVKHTKAK, from the coding sequence ATGAAAATATCATCAGCACTGGCTGTATTATTGATATTAAGCAGTAGCGCACAGGCTGCCTTTAACCACAAAGAGGCGTTGCCAGGGCCTTTTGCTAATGGCCCTGAAGTGACGACACAATGCTTAACATGCCACAAGGAACATGCCGAAGAGTTTATGAAATCTTCACACTGGACTTGGGAATTAGAGCAAAAATTACCTGGCCGCACAGTTATGCGCGGTAAAAAGAACAGTATCAATAACTTTTGTGTTGCAATAGCGGGTAACGAACCACGTTGTACTAGTTGCCATGCAGGTTATGGCTGGAAAGATTCTACATTTGATTTTAAAGACATGACCAAAGTGGATTGCTTAGTCTGCCACGACACAACAGGAACTTACATTAAAGATCCTGTTGCTGCGGGCGAAGTATTTGCCACAGTCAACTTAGCCAACGTAGCACAGAATGTGGGTACTCCCGTACGTGATAACTGTGGTACTTGCCACTTTTATGGTGGCGGTGGTGATGCAGTTAAACATGGCGACTTAGACTCATCAATGTCTTATCCAGACAAAGCTACCGATGTCCATATGGACGCAGACGGTAATGACTTCCAGTGCCAAACGTGTCATGTCACCGAAAATCACCAGATTACTGGTAATGCGATGGGCGTATCACCTGGAGGAGAAAACAATATTGGTTGTGAAAACTGCCATGACGCAGCACCTCACAAAAATAAAACGCTCAATACACACTCACAAACAGTAGCGTGCCAAACTTGTCACATACCAACATTTTCTAAAGTTGAACCAACAAAAATGCGTTGGGATTGGTCACAAGCCGGACAAGATCTACCTGACACGACAGATAAATACGGCAAGCACACTTTCAATAAAAAGAAAGGTAGCTTTATTTGGGAAAAAGACGTTATACCACAATACACTTGGTTTAATGGCCGCGCCGATGCTTACATGCCTGGCGACAAAATGGACCCGACTAAAGTGCTTAAACTTGCCTTCCCACTCGGAGATATTCGCGACCCTAAAGCTAAGATTTATCCTTTTAAAGTGCATACAGGTAAGCAAATCTATGACACCGAACTCAATATCTTACTAACACCTAAAGTTTATGGTGAAGGTGGTTACTGGACTGAATTTGATTGGGACTTAGCAGCCAAATTGGGAATGGAAGCTAACCCAACCATGGTAGAAAAAGGACTCAAATACAGTGGTAAGCATGGTTTTGTTGAAACTGAGATGTGGTGGCGTATCAACCACATGGTGTCACCAAAAGACAAGGCGTTACAGTGTAATGACTGCCACAATAAAGGTGAGCGTTTAGACTGGAAAGCCCTAGGTTATGACGGTGATCCAATGAAAAATCGCAAAGGTGTTAAACACACTAAAGCTAAATAA
- a CDS encoding pseudouridine synthase → MPNLSNPHDQSLSSTTAIAAQPSYVVLPRVSELAGKQYHTVLEFLIEHFKQIDASVWLQRIEAGKVHWQNGELITADSIYQATARVYYYREVLAETKVPFAEQVLYQDNDTIVVYKPHFLPVTPGGNYVNECLVHRLRIATQIDTVAPAHRLDKDTAGVMLMTLNPQTRHAYHQLFLDDKITKDYQAIATLTPQLLAQLADNTVILPVHWTVKNRIVAANPSFTMQVVEGEANSHSEISLVAVKDGFGLFELSPITGKTHQLRVHMQSLGMPILHDRFYPVLQPKGPDNFDKPLQLLAKRLRFTDPISGISQDFQCQGLNF, encoded by the coding sequence ATGCCGAATTTATCAAATCCGCACGATCAATCATTGTCTTCAACTACCGCTATTGCAGCGCAACCATCGTATGTCGTGTTGCCGCGCGTGAGTGAGTTAGCGGGTAAGCAATACCACACGGTACTTGAATTTTTGATAGAGCATTTTAAGCAAATTGATGCCAGTGTTTGGTTGCAACGGATTGAAGCTGGCAAGGTGCATTGGCAAAATGGTGAGTTAATTACTGCAGACAGCATCTATCAAGCCACTGCGCGGGTATATTATTATCGTGAAGTGCTGGCCGAAACGAAAGTACCGTTTGCTGAGCAAGTGTTATATCAAGACAATGACACCATTGTTGTTTATAAACCGCATTTTTTACCTGTAACCCCTGGTGGTAATTATGTTAATGAATGCTTAGTGCATCGATTACGTATCGCAACTCAAATTGATACCGTTGCACCAGCCCATCGGCTCGACAAAGATACTGCTGGGGTAATGTTAATGACATTAAACCCGCAAACTAGGCATGCCTATCATCAGCTTTTTTTAGATGACAAGATCACCAAGGATTATCAGGCTATTGCTACATTAACGCCGCAGTTGTTGGCTCAATTAGCGGATAACACAGTGATACTGCCAGTGCATTGGACGGTTAAAAATCGGATTGTTGCAGCAAATCCCAGCTTTACTATGCAGGTAGTTGAAGGTGAGGCCAATAGCCATTCAGAAATCAGTTTAGTGGCGGTAAAAGACGGCTTTGGTTTGTTTGAGTTAAGCCCGATTACGGGTAAAACTCATCAATTAAGAGTGCATATGCAAAGTTTAGGTATGCCGATTTTACATGACCGATTTTATCCAGTTTTACAGCCTAAAGGGCCGGATAATTTTGATAAGCCATTACAGCTATTGGCTAAACGATTACGTTTTACCGACCCTATTAGTGGTATTTCGCAAGATTTTCAATGCCAGGGGTTAAATTTTTAG
- a CDS encoding LON peptidase substrate-binding domain-containing protein, translated as MRTKEVALFIQDAVLLPGGRLEISVVTPSDLCVVADVLKGYYELAFAPLKVNSDLPCYIAATQCNIIDFNQLDNGCLSIIIEGSQRLKILSAAKKRNGCWIARALPCPNWTQEPIVGEFEIISAALEQFYQVNPNLLELYSQTHLEDAAWVSQRWLEVLPMYNRDKLILVEQPNCHKTMDFVLHLLKSYVDV; from the coding sequence ATGCGAACAAAAGAAGTGGCATTATTTATTCAAGATGCAGTGCTATTACCGGGTGGACGACTTGAAATTAGTGTCGTGACTCCCAGTGATTTGTGCGTGGTTGCCGATGTGCTAAAAGGTTACTATGAGTTAGCATTTGCCCCTTTAAAAGTGAATAGTGATTTACCTTGTTATATTGCGGCGACTCAATGCAATATCATTGATTTTAATCAGTTAGATAACGGTTGTTTAAGTATTATTATCGAAGGGTCACAACGCCTTAAAATCTTATCGGCGGCAAAAAAACGTAATGGTTGCTGGATAGCTCGCGCACTACCTTGTCCTAATTGGACCCAAGAACCCATAGTGGGTGAGTTTGAAATAATTAGCGCCGCACTGGAGCAATTTTATCAAGTGAATCCTAATTTACTGGAGTTATATTCACAAACTCATTTAGAAGATGCTGCGTGGGTCAGCCAACGTTGGTTAGAGGTTTTACCTATGTATAATCGTGATAAGCTGATTCTAGTTGAACAACCTAACTGTCATAAAACCATGGATTTTGTGTTGCACTTACTTAAATCCTATGTGGATGTGTAG
- a CDS encoding alpha/beta hydrolase, with the protein MPALRLLAGPTAYEQLEANGLDQSLFTQIFAASGGPKWLAIAGLDKYLFSEFFQGREDPLYTMGASSGAWRLACMAQQDPLAAYARLEHFYIHQRYDKKPSREQVSAQVLQIVDGILGEQQGADIIANPLIRHHMVACRARHLNRIHAKFALMMGLSMAAISNVVNRKSLGWHFERVILSHKDDASPFRRLKDLPTKQVKLTQDNIRHGLLASGSIPLLLDPVNDLQGSPKGQYYDGGITDYHFDMPLPAATGLSLYPHFYPYMSPGWFDKSLLWRKAKANYHNGLILAPSKQFIASLPFGKIPDREDFKHLDTESRIAYWQQSVQQSQVLADEFANIVASGTIMDRIERL; encoded by the coding sequence TTGCCTGCATTACGTTTACTTGCTGGACCAACAGCTTACGAACAACTCGAAGCGAATGGCTTAGACCAATCATTATTTACGCAAATTTTTGCGGCCTCTGGTGGCCCTAAGTGGCTGGCCATCGCAGGCTTAGATAAGTATTTATTCAGTGAATTTTTTCAGGGACGCGAAGACCCACTCTATACCATGGGTGCATCATCGGGTGCGTGGCGTTTGGCCTGTATGGCGCAACAAGATCCACTCGCGGCTTATGCAAGGTTAGAGCATTTTTATATTCATCAGCGCTACGATAAAAAGCCTTCCCGAGAGCAGGTTAGTGCCCAAGTATTGCAAATTGTGGATGGTATTTTAGGTGAGCAACAAGGTGCGGATATTATTGCTAACCCATTAATTCGTCATCATATGGTGGCTTGTCGTGCTCGCCATTTAAATCGCATTCATGCCAAGTTTGCTTTAATGATGGGCTTGTCGATGGCGGCGATAAGCAATGTGGTAAACCGTAAAAGTTTAGGCTGGCATTTTGAGCGGGTGATATTAAGTCATAAAGACGATGCGTCACCTTTTAGGCGATTGAAAGATTTACCCACTAAACAGGTTAAGTTGACCCAAGACAATATCCGCCATGGTTTATTGGCTAGCGGATCGATCCCGTTATTGCTCGACCCAGTTAATGATCTGCAAGGATCGCCCAAAGGTCAATATTACGATGGGGGAATAACCGATTATCATTTTGATATGCCATTACCTGCAGCAACTGGGCTAAGTTTATATCCGCACTTTTATCCTTATATGAGCCCTGGCTGGTTCGATAAATCCTTGTTGTGGCGTAAAGCGAAAGCCAATTACCACAATGGATTAATTTTAGCGCCGAGTAAGCAATTTATTGCCAGCTTACCCTTTGGTAAAATTCCTGATCGTGAAGACTTTAAGCATTTAGATACCGAAAGCCGGATTGCTTATTGGCAGCAAAGTGTACAACAAAGCCAAGTATTAGCCGACGAATTTGCCAATATTGTCGCTTCTGGCACGATAATGGACCGTATTGAACGTTTATAA
- a CDS encoding YhcH/YjgK/YiaL family protein, with translation MIVDTLANRHLYTQLSPRLAKALAHLASTDFSQLEVGSYSLEGKDIFVIVNDYETKPKEIEPFEVHQQYIDVQYVVSGEEEFGYLPLANQTPSKPYFDKHDYAEYDYESNRHDAAFIPLKAGMFALFFPGDIHMPGTSAKTQQVRKVVIKVRV, from the coding sequence ATGATTGTTGATACTCTTGCAAATCGTCACTTATACACTCAACTGAGCCCGAGACTAGCCAAAGCTCTAGCCCATCTCGCGAGCACAGACTTTAGCCAGCTTGAAGTCGGAAGTTACTCACTTGAAGGTAAAGATATTTTCGTTATCGTTAATGATTATGAGACTAAACCTAAAGAAATAGAGCCATTCGAAGTGCATCAACAATATATTGATGTGCAATATGTGGTGAGTGGCGAAGAAGAGTTTGGCTATCTGCCCTTAGCTAATCAAACGCCTTCTAAGCCCTATTTTGACAAGCATGACTATGCAGAATACGACTATGAATCTAACCGGCATGATGCGGCGTTTATTCCTCTAAAAGCGGGCATGTTTGCTTTATTTTTTCCTGGTGACATCCATATGCCGGGCACTAGTGCTAAAACTCAGCAAGTTCGTAAAGTGGTGATAAAAGTACGGGTATAG
- a CDS encoding manganese-dependent inorganic pyrophosphatase, whose amino-acid sequence MAMYVVGHKIPDSDSICGAIALAYLKNQIGEPAIAARLGELSPETAFILEKFGFEAPEYKTSYAGEEVYIVDHSEITQAPDDIAQATIVGIVDHHKLGDLTTSTPLECWIRPVGCSNTVIKMMYDFYQVKIPANIAGIMMCAILSDTVIFKSPTCTTADIRCVEALAKIAGIEDFKALGMEMFKVKSAVEGTPARDLVMRDFKDFNMNGNLVGIGQLEVIDLSVFDDIKADLEADIAKLKVEGHRHSVLLLLTDIMKEGSEMLVVSDLPDLTERAYGKPTVNGRVWLDGVLSRKKQVVPALQDVFAK is encoded by the coding sequence ATGGCAATGTATGTAGTGGGTCACAAGATCCCTGATTCAGATTCAATTTGTGGTGCTATAGCATTAGCATATTTAAAAAACCAAATCGGTGAGCCAGCAATAGCGGCCCGTTTAGGCGAATTATCACCAGAAACCGCATTTATTTTAGAGAAATTTGGTTTTGAAGCGCCAGAATACAAAACCAGTTACGCGGGTGAAGAAGTCTATATTGTTGACCATTCAGAAATTACTCAAGCGCCAGATGATATCGCTCAAGCAACTATCGTGGGCATTGTTGACCACCATAAACTAGGCGATTTAACCACTTCTACTCCGCTAGAATGTTGGATCCGTCCAGTAGGTTGCAGTAACACAGTCATCAAAATGATGTACGATTTTTACCAAGTAAAAATCCCTGCGAACATCGCTGGTATCATGATGTGTGCCATTTTAAGTGATACCGTTATTTTCAAATCACCCACCTGCACCACAGCTGACATTCGCTGTGTTGAAGCCTTAGCTAAAATTGCTGGTATTGAAGACTTTAAAGCACTTGGTATGGAGATGTTTAAAGTAAAATCAGCAGTTGAAGGCACGCCTGCGCGTGACCTAGTAATGCGTGACTTTAAAGACTTCAACATGAACGGAAACTTAGTCGGTATTGGCCAATTAGAAGTTATCGATTTGTCTGTATTTGACGATATCAAAGCTGACTTAGAAGCAGATATTGCTAAATTAAAAGTCGAAGGTCATCGCCACAGCGTATTATTACTGCTAACCGACATCATGAAAGAAGGTTCAGAAATGTTAGTGGTTTCTGATTTACCAGACTTGACTGAGCGTGCTTATGGTAAACCTACCGTCAACGGTCGTGTTTGGCTAGACGGCGTACTAAGCCGTAAAAAACAAGTGGTGCCAGCACTACAAGATGTGTTTGCAAAGTAA
- a CDS encoding DUF1850 domain-containing protein produces the protein MLGLCLGLAGSIWAQVPAEQMTLSWTHTIEKIRWAEDYRLINEGFILEQARVKGSGAGMEIPADAVLKDGSWHYKPHLPVLPILKLGRTPEAGDYQLCVSSTQTEQQCHPMSYWIGEPTAKQPSIELWGCDIPE, from the coding sequence ATGTTAGGTTTATGCCTAGGGCTAGCAGGTTCAATATGGGCTCAAGTGCCTGCAGAGCAAATGACATTGTCGTGGACTCATACTATTGAAAAAATTCGTTGGGCGGAAGATTATCGCTTAATTAATGAGGGGTTTATTTTAGAGCAAGCAAGGGTTAAAGGCAGTGGTGCCGGGATGGAAATTCCTGCCGATGCGGTGTTAAAAGACGGCAGCTGGCATTACAAACCGCATTTACCCGTGTTGCCAATACTAAAGTTAGGTCGCACCCCAGAAGCAGGCGATTATCAGTTATGTGTGTCATCGACTCAGACCGAGCAACAGTGTCATCCAATGAGTTATTGGATTGGCGAGCCAACGGCAAAGCAACCATCAATAGAGCTATGGGGTTGTGATATACCTGAATAA
- a CDS encoding TRAP transporter permease: protein MNDQTNNLTNEHEQGLSADTRNWPKALFAVALIFSIFQITTAAFHPVSTQVLRAVHVGFLLLVVFISYPGIGKSQPWQPLAWVLGLAGMTTAVYQWVFEADLIQRSGDLTQNDMIIGVVLVVLLFEAARRVMGIALPIICGLFLAYGLFGEYLPGELMHRGYGFDQIINQLAFGTEGLYGTPTYVSATYIFLFILFGAFLEQAGMIRLFTDFAMGLFGHKVGGPAKVSVVSSALMGTITGSGVANVVTTGQFTIPLMKRFGYRSAFAGGVEATSSMGSQIMPPIMGAVAFIMAETINVQFIEIAKAAMIPAVLYFCSVFWMVHLEAKRANLSGLPKDQCPDPWAAIKLRWYLLIPLFILIGLLFSGRTPLFSGMVGLALTAIVILGSAIILNLSSAAMRFAFWIALGVLCAGFFQLGIGVMFGVIAMLVVICWFVKGGKETLTLCLHALVEGARHAVPVGIACALVGVIIGIVSLTGIASTFAGYILAVGQDNLFLSLLLTMVTCLVLGMGIPTIPNYIITSSIAAPALLDLGVPLIVSHMFVFYFGIMADLTPPVALACFAAAPIAKEKGLKISLWAIRIAIAGFIIPFMAVYDPALMLQGGGILDTIFVVLKAAVAIGIWGVIFTGYLLQNLYWWERVLGFIAGGCLIMATPLSDELGFGLVVAFILQHLWRARKLQRLAQDK, encoded by the coding sequence ATGAACGATCAAACCAATAACCTGACAAACGAGCATGAGCAAGGCCTTAGCGCCGACACTCGTAATTGGCCAAAAGCCTTGTTTGCTGTAGCACTTATTTTTTCTATTTTTCAAATTACCACAGCGGCATTTCATCCTGTTTCGACCCAAGTATTACGCGCCGTGCACGTGGGTTTTTTATTATTAGTGGTGTTTATTAGTTATCCAGGCATCGGCAAGAGTCAGCCATGGCAACCATTGGCGTGGGTGCTCGGTTTAGCGGGGATGACAACCGCTGTATATCAATGGGTATTTGAAGCAGACTTAATTCAACGTTCTGGTGACTTAACTCAAAATGACATGATAATAGGTGTCGTATTGGTCGTGTTATTGTTTGAAGCAGCAAGACGGGTGATGGGGATTGCACTGCCGATCATTTGCGGTTTGTTTTTGGCTTATGGGTTGTTTGGTGAGTATTTGCCTGGTGAATTGATGCACCGAGGCTATGGTTTTGACCAAATTATTAACCAGTTGGCCTTTGGTACAGAAGGCTTATATGGTACACCAACCTATGTATCTGCGACCTATATTTTCTTGTTTATTCTGTTTGGTGCCTTTTTAGAGCAGGCTGGAATGATCCGCTTATTTACCGACTTTGCTATGGGCTTATTTGGCCATAAAGTAGGAGGGCCTGCAAAAGTGTCGGTGGTGTCATCGGCACTCATGGGTACCATTACGGGTTCGGGGGTGGCCAATGTGGTGACAACTGGCCAGTTTACGATTCCATTAATGAAGCGTTTTGGTTATCGCTCTGCTTTTGCGGGTGGAGTAGAAGCCACATCCAGTATGGGCAGCCAAATTATGCCGCCGATTATGGGTGCCGTAGCCTTTATTATGGCTGAAACCATTAACGTTCAATTTATTGAAATTGCTAAAGCGGCGATGATCCCCGCAGTATTGTATTTTTGTTCGGTGTTCTGGATGGTGCATTTAGAAGCTAAACGCGCCAATTTATCTGGCTTACCCAAAGATCAATGTCCTGATCCGTGGGCGGCAATTAAGTTGCGTTGGTACTTACTCATTCCGCTATTTATTTTGATTGGTTTGTTATTTTCCGGTCGTACACCGCTGTTTTCTGGCATGGTTGGTTTAGCACTCACTGCGATTGTGATTTTAGGTTCAGCGATTATCCTTAATCTATCATCAGCCGCAATGCGGTTTGCTTTTTGGATAGCGCTAGGGGTGTTATGTGCTGGCTTTTTCCAGTTAGGCATTGGGGTAATGTTTGGCGTTATCGCTATGCTGGTGGTGATTTGTTGGTTTGTTAAAGGTGGTAAAGAAACCCTAACCTTATGTTTGCACGCGTTAGTTGAAGGTGCTCGTCACGCTGTGCCTGTTGGTATTGCGTGTGCATTGGTTGGGGTGATTATTGGGATTGTGTCACTTACGGGTATAGCATCTACGTTTGCAGGTTATATTTTAGCCGTCGGGCAAGATAATTTATTTTTGTCTTTATTGCTGACGATGGTGACGTGTTTGGTATTAGGCATGGGGATCCCAACCATCCCTAATTATATTATTACCAGCTCCATTGCCGCCCCAGCATTATTAGATTTAGGTGTGCCGTTGATCGTGTCGCACATGTTTGTGTTTTATTTTGGCATTATGGCTGACCTTACACCACCGGTTGCATTAGCGTGTTTTGCGGCGGCACCTATTGCGAAAGAAAAGGGTTTAAAAATAAGTTTATGGGCTATTCGAATTGCTATAGCAGGGTTTATTATTCCGTTTATGGCGGTATATGATCCGGCATTAATGCTTCAAGGTGGCGGCATACTGGATACCATTTTTGTGGTACTTAAAGCGGCGGTTGCGATTGGCATTTGGGGTGTGATATTTACAGGGTATTTATTACAAAACCTTTATTGGTGGGAGCGTGTTTTAGGTTTTATTGCTGGTGGTTGTTTGATTATGGCGACACCGTTAAGTGATGAGTTAGGCTTTGGTTTGGTCGTGGCATTTATTTTACAACATTTATGGCGTGCTCGTAAGTTACAACGTTTAGCACAGGATAAATAA